In Maridesulfovibrio frigidus DSM 17176, a genomic segment contains:
- a CDS encoding MerR family transcriptional regulator — translation MSLQDEPKIYKIGQAAKLVGLKSYVLRFWEGEFEQLEPIRTASGQRLYNDDHVKLIRRIKTLLHDEGLTIEGARKRLDSFDPQDESNSAQHHTAEQQPLFNVENTEERTFDNSILKDIHAELLTIRKLLD, via the coding sequence ATGAGCTTACAGGATGAACCAAAAATATACAAAATAGGTCAGGCGGCAAAACTTGTCGGGCTGAAATCTTATGTGCTGCGCTTCTGGGAAGGGGAGTTTGAGCAACTAGAGCCTATTCGTACGGCGTCTGGTCAGCGTTTGTATAATGATGACCATGTGAAGCTTATTCGTCGTATCAAGACTCTCTTACATGATGAGGGGCTTACTATTGAAGGTGCGCGGAAGCGTCTTGACTCTTTTGACCCACAGGATGAGTCAAACTCCGCCCAGCATCATACTGCGGAGCAGCAGCCTTTATTTAATGTTGAGAATACTGAAGAAAGAACTTTTGATAATTCTATTCTGAAAGATATTCACGCCGAACTTCTCACCATCCGAAAACTACTCGATTAA
- the tdh gene encoding L-threonine 3-dehydrogenase, translating to MKTMKALVKSKPCEGLWMEEVPIPQCGHNDVLIKVNKTAICGTDIHIYNWDKWAQQTIPVPMVVGHEFSGVIENIGGEVQGLALGDRVSAEGHVTCGHCRNCRAGKRHLCRNTIGVGVNRPGCFAEYVCIPASNVFKLNDTISDDVGAILDPLGNAAHTALSFNLVGEDVLITGAGPIGMMAVAIARHAGARHIVITDLNDYRLNIAKKLGASRTVNVTKEKLCDVMAELNMTEGFDVGLEMSGSPMAFGEMLDKINHGGHIALLGILPEETKIDWNMVVFKGLKLKGIYGREMFETWYKTASMLQSNLDISPAITHHFKIDDFQKGFDVMSSGQSGKVILDWT from the coding sequence ATGAAAACGATGAAGGCTCTAGTTAAAAGTAAACCGTGTGAAGGACTCTGGATGGAAGAAGTTCCCATTCCTCAGTGCGGACACAATGATGTTCTTATAAAAGTCAACAAAACTGCAATTTGCGGTACTGACATTCACATATACAATTGGGATAAATGGGCGCAGCAGACTATTCCGGTCCCAATGGTTGTCGGGCACGAGTTTTCCGGCGTAATTGAAAATATCGGCGGCGAAGTACAAGGCCTTGCTCTTGGCGATAGAGTTTCCGCAGAAGGTCACGTAACCTGTGGTCACTGTCGCAATTGCAGAGCAGGCAAAAGACATCTCTGTCGCAACACTATAGGGGTTGGCGTAAATCGCCCGGGATGTTTTGCTGAATATGTCTGCATCCCGGCATCAAATGTATTCAAATTGAATGACACAATTTCAGATGATGTGGGTGCAATCCTTGACCCGCTCGGAAACGCCGCGCATACAGCTTTATCTTTCAACCTTGTCGGGGAAGATGTCCTCATCACCGGAGCCGGACCTATCGGCATGATGGCGGTTGCTATCGCTCGTCATGCAGGTGCTCGCCACATAGTAATCACGGACCTCAACGATTATCGCTTAAACATTGCAAAAAAACTTGGAGCTTCACGTACAGTGAACGTCACCAAGGAAAAACTTTGCGATGTAATGGCAGAGCTGAATATGACTGAAGGATTTGATGTTGGCCTAGAAATGTCCGGCAGTCCTATGGCTTTCGGCGAAATGCTGGATAAAATAAACCACGGCGGCCACATTGCCCTGCTCGGAATTCTACCTGAAGAAACCAAAATTGACTGGAATATGGTAGTATTCAAAGGGTTAAAGCTTAAAGGTATTTATGGCCGTGAAATGTTTGAAACATGGTACAAAACAGCCTCTATGCTTCAATCTAATCTGGATATATCTCCGGCCATTACTCACCATTTCAAAATAGATGATTTCCAGAAAGGCTTTGATGTAATGAGCTCCGGCCAGTCTGGCAAAGTAATCTTGGACTGGACTTAA
- a CDS encoding type II toxin-antitoxin system death-on-curing family toxin, translating into MCLNVLKTNKINMKTLYFPINYVVMTHNAIIRTSGGMPGVKDKGRIESILEHIQNDDYYPNFLDKLAHLCFSINKDHAFNDGNKRTSLALGAFFLTLNGYDHCIKIYYDEMENYTLWVAQGLICKDLLRDLLEDITLLEQRDEVRIALLEAIEAAT; encoded by the coding sequence ATGTGTTTAAACGTCTTAAAGACAAATAAAATTAATATGAAAACCTTATATTTTCCTATTAATTATGTAGTCATGACTCACAATGCCATCATTCGCACTTCGGGAGGAATGCCAGGAGTAAAAGATAAAGGTAGAATAGAATCAATTTTAGAACATATTCAAAACGATGATTATTACCCTAATTTTTTAGACAAGCTCGCTCATCTTTGTTTTAGTATAAATAAAGATCATGCCTTCAATGATGGTAACAAAAGAACCTCATTAGCATTAGGTGCTTTTTTTCTTACACTTAATGGATATGACCATTGCATAAAAATTTATTACGACGAGATGGAAAACTATACTTTGTGGGTTGCCCAAGGTCTTATTTGTAAGGATTTATTACGAGATTTACTAGAGGATATCACTTTGCTAGAACAAAGAGATGAGGTCAGAATAGCCCTATTAGAGGCAATAGAAGCTGCAACCTAA
- a CDS encoding glycine C-acetyltransferase → MPKNLFQTLSEQTENLKNTGLYKDERIITSPQQAEIAVAGKKGILNFCANNYLGLSNNSELVKKAQEALDKYGFGLSSVRFICGTQDVHKELEQKISDFLQTEDTILYGSCFDANGGLFETILSSEDAVISDQLNHASIIDGVRLCKAKRFRYKNNDMADLEQQLKDAADCRYRLIVTDGVFSMDGIIADLKSICDLADKYDALVMVDDSHAVGFVGENGKGTPEYCGVLGRVDIITGTLGKALGGASGGYTSGRKEIVEWLRQRSRPYLFSNTLAPVIASTSIAVLDMITDHPELRTRLNDNSELFRSRMEEAGFKLVPGHHAIIPVMLGDAVLAQQVAEGLLEEGIYVIGFSFPVVPRDQARIRTQMSAGHTTDQVNKAVDAFIKVGRKLKIIK, encoded by the coding sequence CTCCGCAGCAAGCCGAAATAGCTGTTGCCGGAAAAAAAGGAATTCTTAACTTCTGCGCTAATAACTACCTAGGCTTATCAAACAATTCCGAACTTGTTAAAAAAGCTCAAGAAGCGTTAGACAAATACGGTTTTGGCTTGTCTTCCGTCCGATTTATTTGCGGGACTCAAGATGTGCATAAAGAATTAGAGCAAAAAATAAGTGATTTCCTGCAAACCGAAGATACAATCCTATATGGATCATGCTTTGATGCGAATGGCGGACTGTTTGAAACAATTTTGTCCAGTGAAGATGCAGTCATCAGTGATCAACTGAACCATGCATCGATAATAGACGGGGTCAGACTCTGCAAAGCTAAGCGATTCCGTTATAAGAATAACGACATGGCTGATCTGGAACAGCAACTTAAAGATGCTGCGGACTGCCGTTACAGACTTATTGTAACTGACGGTGTTTTTTCAATGGACGGGATCATTGCCGACCTGAAATCCATTTGCGATCTAGCTGATAAGTATGACGCCCTTGTCATGGTTGATGATTCTCACGCTGTGGGTTTTGTGGGCGAAAACGGCAAAGGAACACCCGAATACTGCGGAGTTCTTGGCCGGGTCGACATCATCACAGGCACTCTGGGCAAAGCTCTTGGTGGTGCATCAGGCGGGTACACATCCGGCAGAAAGGAAATCGTAGAATGGCTGCGTCAAAGATCGCGTCCTTACCTTTTTTCCAACACACTGGCTCCAGTGATAGCATCTACATCAATTGCTGTACTTGATATGATAACTGATCACCCTGAACTTCGAACCAGACTAAATGACAATAGCGAACTTTTCCGCTCACGCATGGAAGAAGCCGGATTCAAACTTGTACCGGGTCACCACGCGATTATCCCAGTGATGCTAGGCGATGCAGTGCTTGCCCAGCAAGTAGCAGAAGGATTACTGGAAGAAGGAATCTACGTTATAGGGTTCAGCTTTCCTGTTGTTCCGCGAGATCAGGCAAGAATCCGTACACAAATGTCCGCAGGCCACACTACTGATCAGGTAAATAAGGCCGTTGATGCATTTATCAAAGTCGGGCGTAAGCTTAAAATAATCAAATAG
- a CDS encoding AsmA family protein → MSKSVKIIGIVTAVLVVLIASAMVLATILIDPNDYKDEISKAVLDKTGRQLTFYGNIELSVFPWLGVTTSGVSLSNAKGFAEKNMFSLKSADISVKLIPLLSSKVHIRRIDVDGLSLNLSKNKSGVTNWDDLVSKSNEPEKTADSSKKSDSEMDISVGGLVVENAKIVWDNRQNGVRQAIEDFDAMIDGFAPGEPFKFEVHVLAESSKPEISADTETSGTATLSADFKTFSVEGLSLSIDATGAAVPGGKGKVQVTGDAALNLVAKTADIGNLVFEAYGVKAEGSFKATGIGTDTLKFSGDMNVPGFDARSSLDQMAMDVKMSDSKALTSVGLNFAVAGTAKSVAISNLLINLDETTIKGAGSFANPDRPNIVLNLDVDKFNLDGYLPPESETKADTKGSDDKAVKKTEKTELFPVEFLRKLTLKTDLSVKQLIAGKADLTNVVLKVRAKDGVLSIKPLSLNAAKGAFTSTAGLNVRGKTPTMSFAGSLSGMDGETLSRQMTGKDNFSGKMGFNTKLASKGNDLKTVFANLKGNFGFKVLDGYVTGFDILFLAGDAFNILTGGTFDKTSTNKTEFGEASATAIITKGVAVNKDLILKSPLFRADGKGNLNLNTMMLDYGVDAKIVGSLEGQGGKSSNDLIGLTVPLNITGPVANPSIMVDLPRFAVILAESGFTLVNSVIGGVEDVIEGLGKTITGKGGSTSSGDQKADPVKKIGDSIKSFF, encoded by the coding sequence ATGAGTAAATCGGTAAAGATAATAGGGATAGTAACAGCTGTCCTGGTTGTTTTGATTGCCTCTGCAATGGTACTCGCTACAATCTTAATTGATCCCAATGATTACAAAGATGAAATATCAAAAGCCGTACTAGATAAAACTGGTCGGCAATTGACTTTTTATGGAAATATTGAGCTGTCGGTATTTCCGTGGCTCGGGGTTACTACTTCAGGAGTATCTCTTTCAAATGCAAAAGGATTTGCTGAAAAAAATATGTTCAGCCTGAAATCTGCGGATATCAGTGTTAAACTTATTCCGCTTCTGTCTAGTAAAGTTCATATACGTCGTATAGATGTAGATGGTCTTTCCTTGAATTTGTCAAAAAACAAATCCGGTGTAACCAACTGGGACGATTTGGTTAGTAAAAGTAATGAACCTGAGAAGACTGCTGACTCTAGCAAAAAATCTGATAGCGAAATGGATATCAGTGTAGGCGGACTCGTTGTTGAGAATGCTAAAATAGTTTGGGATAACCGCCAGAACGGAGTGCGTCAGGCTATTGAAGATTTTGATGCTATGATTGATGGCTTTGCTCCAGGTGAACCTTTTAAATTTGAAGTTCATGTACTTGCCGAATCTTCGAAACCAGAGATTTCTGCTGACACTGAAACTTCAGGAACTGCGACTCTTTCTGCTGATTTCAAGACTTTTTCAGTTGAGGGATTGAGTCTTTCTATTGATGCAACTGGTGCTGCCGTGCCTGGTGGTAAGGGTAAAGTTCAGGTTACTGGTGACGCTGCTCTGAACCTTGTTGCAAAGACTGCTGACATTGGAAACCTAGTCTTTGAAGCTTATGGCGTGAAGGCTGAAGGCTCATTCAAGGCTACTGGAATAGGCACTGATACACTTAAATTCAGTGGTGATATGAATGTGCCCGGGTTTGATGCAAGAAGCTCTCTCGATCAGATGGCGATGGATGTTAAAATGTCCGACAGTAAGGCTTTAACTAGTGTCGGTCTCAACTTCGCTGTTGCAGGGACTGCAAAGTCTGTCGCTATTTCAAATTTGCTGATCAACCTTGATGAAACAACAATCAAAGGGGCAGGTTCTTTTGCTAATCCTGATCGCCCTAATATAGTACTTAATTTGGATGTAGATAAGTTTAATCTAGATGGATATCTTCCACCAGAAAGCGAAACAAAAGCTGACACAAAAGGGTCAGATGATAAGGCCGTTAAGAAAACAGAGAAGACGGAATTATTTCCTGTTGAATTCTTACGCAAACTGACTCTTAAAACAGACCTTAGTGTAAAACAGTTGATTGCAGGTAAGGCCGATTTGACCAACGTTGTTTTGAAAGTCCGGGCCAAAGATGGAGTTCTCAGCATCAAGCCTTTATCGCTTAATGCTGCGAAGGGCGCGTTTACTTCTACCGCAGGTCTGAATGTGCGAGGTAAAACACCAACCATGTCGTTCGCAGGTAGTTTGAGTGGAATGGATGGGGAAACTCTATCAAGGCAAATGACAGGAAAGGATAATTTCTCCGGGAAAATGGGATTTAATACCAAACTTGCAAGTAAGGGTAACGATCTAAAGACCGTTTTTGCAAATCTTAAGGGTAATTTTGGGTTCAAGGTTCTGGATGGTTATGTGACTGGATTTGATATTTTGTTCCTAGCCGGAGACGCATTTAATATTCTCACTGGCGGCACTTTTGATAAGACCAGCACAAACAAAACCGAGTTCGGTGAAGCTTCGGCAACAGCTATCATTACTAAAGGAGTAGCTGTTAATAAGGATCTAATTTTGAAGTCTCCACTCTTCAGAGCGGACGGGAAAGGTAATTTGAACCTTAACACTATGATGCTCGATTATGGTGTAGACGCTAAGATAGTGGGCTCTCTGGAAGGTCAGGGCGGCAAAAGTAGTAATGACCTTATCGGTTTGACGGTTCCGCTCAATATTACCGGTCCTGTTGCTAATCCTTCTATAATGGTCGACCTACCTCGTTTTGCCGTGATCCTAGCTGAGTCAGGCTTTACTCTTGTTAATAGTGTTATCGGCGGAGTGGAAGATGTGATTGAAGGTCTTGGTAAAACAATCACTGGAAAAGGCGGTTCAACCTCTTCCGGAGATCAGAAAGCTGATCCTGTGAAAAAAATAGGAGATTCCATAAAAAGTTTCTTCTAG